A window from Citrus sinensis cultivar Valencia sweet orange chromosome 5, DVS_A1.0, whole genome shotgun sequence encodes these proteins:
- the LOC102624669 gene encoding E3 ubiquitin-protein ligase WAV3 has product MATGWRRAFCTTIPRDPEIAAVSEKQQQQSASPSPSPSPRSCTKLGFFSNPSTPRLQSQPVSSPGMRCRTATPEAPSTNESPRLQCKTTPKATKTLKQSLGSNPSSPRSPLKLSLFRNSFKFRTSCGICLNSVKRGQGTAIYTAECSHAFHFPCIASHVRKHGNLVCPVCNTTWKDVPLLAAHKNLNQENLNRNDDDSPNSTTTKTKVEEKKMIEPSPRLVKTPKQEPRVAPSESRSYDDDEPLLSPTAAAAARFNPIPEADENVEGDGYDVEEFQGFFVNPNPSSSIKSDQVQLEFNGRQSRTVQLRLLPESAVISVGKNYETYAVALRVKAPLPAPPVNSNNTASHRAPVDLVTVLDVSGSMTGAKLQMLKRAMRLVISSLGSADRLSIVTFSACSKRLLPLRRMTAQGQRAARRIIDRLACGQGTSVGDALRKATKVLEDRRERNPVASIMLLSDGQDERVQPSSANHRYGVSHGSSTRFAHIEIPVHSFGFGRSGGYSHEPAEDAFAKCVGGLLSVVVQDLRIQLSFAPGSAPAEISAVYSCNGRPALLSSGSVRLGDLYAEEERELLVELRVPTPAVGSQARHVMSVKCLYKDPATQEVVYGADQPLLVPCPHTVRSSAPKIERLRSLFISTRAIAESRRLIEHNDFTSAHHLLASARALLIHSSSESAEEHVRSLEIELAELHWRRQYLLEQQQQQQQQMMMMQRRRVSDKEVMVVTDENGEPLTPTSAWRAAEKLAKVAMMKKSLNRVSDLHGFENARF; this is encoded by the exons ATGGCTACCGGTTGGAGAAGAGCTTTTTGCACGACGATCCCTAGAGATCCAGAAATTGCAGCAGTTTCAGAGAAGCAGCAGCAACAGAGTGCAAGTCCGAGTCCGAGTCCAAGCCCCAGAAGCTGTACAAAGCTAGGGTTTTTTAGCAACCCTTCTACTCCTCGATTGCAGTCTCAGCCAGTGTCAAGCCCAGGCATGCGTTGCCGGACTGCAACTCCCGAGGCACCTTCAACAAATGAGAGCCCCAGACTCCAATGCAAAACCACCCCCAAAGCGACTAAAACACTCAAACAATCTCTCGGCTCAAATCCATCTTCTCCAAGATCTCCTCTCAAGCTCTCTCTTTTCAGGAACAGCTTCAAGTTCAGA ACTAGCTGCGGGATCTGCTTGAACAGCGTGAAGAGAGGTCAGGGCACAGCCATTTACACTGCAGAGTGTTCACACGCGTTTCATTTCCCTTGCATAGCTTCGCACGTGAGGAAACATGGAAACCTCGTGTGCCCCGTCTGCAACACCACCTGGAAAGACGTTCCTTTACTCGCCGCTCATAAGAATCTCAATCAAGAGAACCTTAACCGAAACGACGACGATTCACCCAACAGCACCACCACAAAGACCAAAgttgaagagaagaaaatgattgAACCTTCGCCGAGACTCGTTAAAACTCCGAAACAAGAACCAAGAGTAGCTCCATCGGAATCTAGATCTTACGATGACGACGAGCCTTTGTTATCTCCAACAGCCGCTGCTGCTGCTCGTTTCAATCCAATACCTGAAGCAGACGAGAATGTCGAAGGCGATGGATACGACGTCGAAGAGTTTCAAGGATTTTTCGTTAATCCTAATCCTTCGTCTTCAATCAAATCCGATCAAGTTCAACTAGAATTCAACGGAAGACAATCAAGAACAGTTCAGCTCAGATTGCTTCCAGAATCTGCCGTTATCTCGGTTGGTAAAAATTACGAGACTTATGCGGTGGCATTGAGAGTTAAAGCACCGCTACCGGCACCTCCCGTTAACAGCAACAATACGGCCTCGCATCGTGCGCCTGTCGATTTGGTGACTGTACTAGATGTGAGTGGAAGCATGACCGGAGCCAAGTTACAAATGTTAAAACGCGCCATGCGTTTGGTGATATCGTCTCTCGGCTCGGCTGACCGCCTTTCTATTGTCACTTTCTCCGCGTGCTCCAAGAGATTGTTGCCTCTGAGGAGAATGACGGCTCAGGGTCAGCGCGCCGCTCGGCGCATTATTGATCGGCTGGCGTGTGGCCAAGGGACTAGTGTGGGTGATGCTTTGAGAAAAGCTACTAAGGTGCTTGAAGATCGGAGGGAGAGAAATCCCGTCGCGAGTATCATGTTATTATCGGACGGTCAGGATGAGCGGGTCCAGCCTAGTTCAGCTAATCATAGGTATGGAGTAAGCCACGGGTCTTCAACTCGTTTCGCGCACATTGAGATCCCTGTTCATTCGTTTGGGTTTGGACGGAGCGGCGGCTACAGCCACGAGCCAGCTGAGGACGCTTTTGCCAAATGTGTTGGCGGACTACTAAGTGTTGTGGTGCAAGATTTAAGAATCCAGCTTAGCTTCGCGCCCGGATCCGCGCCAGCTGAGATCTCAGCTGTTTATTCATGCAATGGACGGCCCGCATTGCTCAGCTCCGGCTCAGTGCGGCTGGGCGATTTATACGCCGAGGAAGAAAGGGAGTTACTCGTAGAGTTGAGGGTCCCTACACCGGCGGTTGGGTCCCAGGCCCGCCACGTGATGTCAGTGAAGTGTCTATACAAGGACCCCGCAACTCAAGAGGTCGTATACGGCGCGGATCAGCCGCTTTTGGTTCCATGTCCACATACGGTTAGATCATCCGCACCAAAGATCGAACGGTTGAGAAGTTTGTTTATCAGTACACGAGCAATAGCCGAGTCGCGAAGATTGATAGAGCACAATGATTTTACCAGCGCGCATCATTTGCTTGCATCGGCTCGAGCTCTGTTAATCCACTCCAGCTCAGAATCGGCTGAAGAGCATGTGAGAAGTTTGGAGATTGAGCTGGCAGAATTGCATTGGAGAAGGCAATATCTGTTGGAGcagcaacagcaacaacagcagcagatgatgatgatgcaaCGTCGAAGAGTGAGCGATAAGGAAGTGATGGTTGTGACTGATGAGAACGGGGAGCCGCTTACGCCTACGTCGGCTTGGAGAGCGGCTGAGAAGCTGGCTAAAGTGGCTATGATGAAAAAGTCGTTGAATAGAGTTAGCGATTTGCACGGCTTCGAAAACgcaagattttaa